In Centropristis striata isolate RG_2023a ecotype Rhode Island chromosome 5, C.striata_1.0, whole genome shotgun sequence, a single genomic region encodes these proteins:
- the LOC131971058 gene encoding putative helicase mov-10-B.2, protein MVNIKLSVRVQIGLEFFEFLKESDRASITDRLELRDIYNTEFRSRNVEGSRDPNFGSVLYALKTSNKITRRRDTIRLNSTVRDLFLDQWTSPRGPRPKPVQNGAASPGTVQNLTSGDRAETGVRARRQLASLLMGKLKADRAQFISDKHGIRIDSDHLFENGKLRLRTDGTCESVINLNVENTGTEPVYFTYYTPLHWLRNFILRDEQNVTKTNPLCLQPGARYEIQVHFQCSLVGFYPATLAFEFKPDLQAAAFHIVRFIEAQCITELGLELAPVAPYKPRSLPAWTPEGNFTIEDGQRPEGLSVMQLQNVIELKLYRVPAYINELIQSLQEPTCCYSPRLTVLKRPLSWENYTEKFQLMLYLEELQMEVDIKRYNIPNSDKEYAVMTRDRFNKKLLVLEVPGVSENRPSVLRGDSLLAYPAGQNSVKYRGYVHSVNRDSVKLGFSSKLLDRFVDNMKFHVEFVVNRMTVRVQHRAAELAPVFKLREVLFPAAPADSFQQPTLPQLRLFDAKLEGNPQQYQAVQHIVAGSSKPAPYLVFGPPGTGKTVTLVEAIKQIEKTQTSCHILACAPSNSAADLLCKKILDHVDEHKVFRMYASSRDPNYVPDELKTCSNLVGECYLFPAKEKLMEYRIMVTTLLTAGRLVTGDIPDGHFTHVFLDEAGHAVETECLVPLAGLLDAESGQVVLAGDPKQLGPILRSPYAIKYGMGVSLLQRLMNDPLYGKDDGVYNNRFVTKLLLNYRSHPAILKVPNERFYDGELQCCADEYARNLYCGWRHLKKQGFPVIFRGVTGIDEREASSPSFFNIAEVEVLMEYVRKLLESDGKKGLSKISTRDIGIIAPYRKQVQKIRKALEKVGRDFKFKDMNYLKVGSVEEFQGQERRVIMVSTVRSSPDYMEYDKHFSLGFVKNEKRFNVAVTRAKALLIVVGNPRLLNQDETWGEFINYCRDQGGYDGDEYVEEEEDVVERLANLYISIDVQVETAESTVQQLLDPEWRNDL, encoded by the exons ATGGTTAACATTAAGTTATCTGTCCGCGTCCAAATTGGACTCGAGTTCTTTGAGTTTCTGAAGGAGAGCGATCGAGCGTCCATCACTGATAGATTAGAGCTAAGAGATATTTACAACACCGAGTTCAGAAGCAG GAATGTAGAAGGAAGCAGAGATCCAAACTTCGGCTCAGTCCTCTATGCCCTGAAGACGTCCAACAAAATAACAAGACGAAGGGACACTATTCGCTTGAACTCCACG GTCAGAGATCTTTTTCTGGACCAGTGGACTTCACCGAGGGGACCTAGGCCAAAACCAGTCCAGAATGGAGCTGCCAGTCCCGGGACAGTTCAGAACTTAACCTCTGGAGATCGGGCAGAGACTGGAGTTAGAGCCCGAAGGCAACTTGCCAGCCTTCTGATGGGCAAATTAAAGGCAGACAG GGCTCAGTTCATCTCTGACAAACACGGAATCCGCATCGACTCGGACCATCTGTTTGAGAACGGGAAACTTCGATTGCGCACGGATGGCACATGTGAG TCTGTGATAAATCTGAACGTGGAAAACACAGGAACAGAACCTGTGTATTTCACCTACTACACCCCACTGCACTGGCTCAGGAACTTCATCCTGAGGGACGAGCAGAACGTGACCAAGACAAACCCTCTGTGTCTACAACCAG GCGCCAGGTATGAAATCCAGGTTCACTTCCAGTGCAGTTTGGTTGGTTTCTATCCAGCTACTCTGGCCTTCGAATTTAAACCAGACCTGCAGGCTGCTGCCTTCCACATTGTGCGCTTCATTGAGGCTCAGTGTATAACTGAGCTAGGACTGGAGCTGGCACCTGTGGCGCCCTACAAACCTCGCTCCCTCCCTGCCTGGACTCCTGAAGGAAACTTCACGATTGAGGATGGCCAGCGACCTGAAGG GCTGTCAGTGATGCAGCTACAAAATGTTATTGAGCTAAAGCTGTATAGAGTACCAGCATACATTAACGAGCTCATCCAGTCACTGCAGGAGCCTACATGCTGCTACAGTCcaag ACTGACCGTGCTGAAAAGACCCCTGAGCTGGGAGAACTACACTGAGAAGTTTCAGCTGATGTTGTATCTGGAGGAGCTTCAGATGGAGGTGGACATCAAGAGATACAACATCCCCAACAGTGACAAAGAATACGCCGTCATGACCAGAGACCGGTTCAACAAGAAACTTCTCGTTCTAGAG GTGCCTGGTGTGTCTGAGAACCGCCCATCAGTGCTACGGGGGGATTCACTGCTGGCGTATCCTGCAGGACAGAACAGTGTGAAGTACCGCGGCTACGTCCACAGTGTGAATCGGGACAGTGTTAAACTCGGCTTCAGCTCTAA ATTGCTGGATCGCTTTGTAGATAACATGAAGTTCCACGTCGAGTTCGTTGTCAACCGTATGACTGTGCGtgttcagcacagagcagctgAGCTGGCACCTGTATTCAAACTGAGAGAGGTGTTGTTCCCTGCTGCACCTGCTGACTCCTTTCAGCAGCCGACACTTCCCCAACTCAG GCTGTTTGATGCAAAGCTGGAGGGTAACCCACAACAGTATCAGGCTGTTCAACACATTGTTGCTGGCTCATCCAAACCTGCCCCTTACCTGGTGTTTGGCCCACCTGGAACTG GCAAAACTGTGACTCTAGTGGAGGCCATCAAGCAGATCGAGAAGACCCAAACCTCCTGCCACATCCTGGCCTGTGCTCCCTCCAACAGCGCTGCTGATCTGCTCTGCAAGAAGATTCTGGATCATGTGGATGAGCATAAAGTATTCCGCATGTACGCCAGCAGCCGGGACCCAAATTATGTCCCTGATGAACTAAAG ACATGCTCTAACCTGGTAGGGGAGTGCTACCTTTTCCCTGCTAAAGAGAAGCTGATGGAGTATAGGATCATGGTCACCACCCTGTTAACCGCTGGAAG GCTGGTCACTGGAGACATTCCTGATGGACATTTCACGCACGTGTTTTTGGACGAGGCAGGACATGCTGTGGAAACTGAATGTTTGGTCCCACTGGCAG GGCTGCTCGATGCAGAGTCCGGTCAGGTTGTTCTGGCTGGAGACCCCAAGCAGCTTGGACCGATTCTCAGATCCCCTTATGCAATAAAATATGGCATGG GAGTGTCCCTCTTGCAGCGCCTGATGAATGACCCTCTGTACGGGAAGGATGATGGCGTGTACAACAATCGCTTTGTCACCAAACTGCTGCTTAACTACAG gtCCCATCCTGCCATTCTTAAGGTTCCCAATGAGCGATTCTATGACGGAGAGCTGCAGTGTTGTGCGGATGAATATGCACGTAACCTGTACTGCGGATGGAGACACCTCAAGAAGCAG GGCTTCCCGGTGATCTTCCGAGGCGTGACTGGTATTGATGAGCGTGAGGCCAGCAGTCCTTCATTCTTCAACATAGCAGAGGTGGAGGTGCTGATGGAGTATGTGAGGAAACTGCTGGAGTCTGATGGCAAGAAGGGCCTGTCTAAGATCTCTACCAGGGACATAGGCATCATCGCCCCCTACAGGAAACAG GTGCAGAAAATCCGCAAAGCCCTGGAAAAAGTTGGGAGAGACTTTAAATTTAAGGACATGAACTACCTAAAG gttgGTTCGGTGGAGGAGTTCCAAGGTCAGGAGAGGAGAGTGATCATGGTGTCCACAGTTCGGAGCAGCCCCGACTACATGGAGTACGACAAACACTTCAGCCTCGGCTTTGTCAAGAACGAGAAG AGATTCAATGTGGCCGTGACTCGAGCCAAAGCCCTGCTGATCGTGGTGGGAAACCCCAGATTGTTGAACCAAGATGAAACCTGGGGAGA GTTCATCAATTACTGTCGAGACCAAGGAGGCTACGATGGTGATGAGTAtgtagaggaagaggaggacgtgGTGGAGAGACTTGCCAACCTCTACATCAGCATTGACGTTCAAG TGGAGACTGCAGAGAGCACTGTTCAGCAGCTCCTGGACCCCGAGTGGAGGAACGATCTGTGA
- the LOC131971332 gene encoding putative helicase mov-10-B.2, which translates to MSSLNHQQRQTQMWPLVWSDRITKPGKSGSCNGPQNTPDTEALMARHARRKIRVCLKMAKLFQQYRAQLHSNKHGVSVSSDPPSTDEKICLTLYENRKVVLFTVKNSGIKEVSLSLWASDLVKNIFTVKDSHGNKIKTMKQLRLRPGEHYKIKVHFYSQHDGFYEQLLVFQFETHQHRFEIMRLFEVTHRTSFSEEPVPAATNNLDLLNVTWNQSVSTLRRPVVELKKYPLPNDIKDLKKYVKELKKETLNWKNYNKRFELLLHLEELQEKTEIEIFNQEGVLFKHQSIPDIVTLKIADASPNSLLRLSKEKVLATRVDRASFFLNTFYKGWVRHVDAERIYLQFDDQLERWFKDGMRFRIYFVLNRISLRVQHRAVELACKRELEEVLFPTGQFSFHHSELQRMTKHEINPEQCKAVQHIVAASAKPAPYLVFGPPGTGKTVTLVEAINQIMKTHPESHILACAPSNNATDHLCEKILERKLGKKIVYRLYALSYPVKNIPKNIRHCCNLNFAEKGLLIPSKKQLMRYKILLTTLQTSARLLSGGIPPGHYTYIFVDEAGQSTETECIIPIAGLMNQQKCQVVLAGDPKQLGPIITSRVAEKHGLNVSLLERLMDNVKLYRPHETDGFNNRFVTKLLRNYRSHPAILKIPNELFYDGELQPFADKVTCSSYCKWERLPKKGFPLIFHGVAGINELEANSTSYYNMAELEVLKEYLKAILCHLHKVGVKKIGPGEIGIISPYRKQVEKIQKALQTDKDLKEQNLENILVGSVEQFQGKEFNAILVSTVRSGPKMTANKPLFTLGFIDNEKRFNVAVTRARSLLIVVGDPRALQTDHNWNKFIHYCFKEGGYCGIAVSDQEEEREEEEEEAMSLWCNRGE; encoded by the exons ATGAGCTCACTCAACCATCAGCAACGGCAGACACAGATGTGGCCTCTGGTGTGGTCTGACCGGATCACAAAACCAGGAAAATCTGGTTCCTGCAATGGGCCACAGAATACACCCGATACTGAAGCACTGATGGCTCGGCATGCACGCAGAAAGATACGAGTTTGTCTAAAAATGGCAAAGTTATTTCAGCAATACAG GGCTCAGCTGCACTCCAATAAACACGGTGTCAGCGTGTCTTCAGACCCTCCGTCAACAGATGAAAAGATCTGCCTCACTTTGTATGAAAACCGG AAAGTTGTGTTGTTCACTGTGAAAAACTCTGGTATCAAAGAGGTTTCTTTAAGTCTTTGGGCCTCTGACCTCGTgaagaacattttcactgtcaaagacagtcatggaaacaaaatcaaaactatGAAGCAACTCCGTCTTAGACCAG GAGAGCACTATAAAATCAAGGTCCATTTCTACTCACAGCATGACGGCTTCTATGAACAGCTACTGGTCTTTCAGTTTGAAACACACCAGCACAGATTTGAAATCATGCGCCTCTTTGAAGTCACACATCGAACATCTTTTAGTGAAGAGCCCGTCCCTGCAGCCACAAACAACCTCGACCTcctaaatgtgacatggaatcAAAG TGTCTCAACGTTGCGTAGGCCTGTGGTGGAATTAAAGAAGTATCCGCTGCCCAATGATATAAAAGACCTCAAGAAATATGTCAA GGAACTGAAGAAGGAAACTTTGAACTGGAAGAATTACAACAAGAGGTTTGAGTTGCTGCTGCATCTGGAAGAGCTTCAGGAGAAGACAGAGATTGAGATCTTCAACCAGGAAGGGGTCTTGTTCAAACACCAAAGCATCCCAGACATTGTCACGCTGAAG ATTGCAGATGCCTCTCCAAACTCACTACTTAGGCTGTCCAAGGAAAAAGTGCTGGCGACTCGTGTGGACCGGGCGTCATTCTTTTTAAATACGTTTTACAAAGGCTGGGTCCGTCATGTAGATGCGGAGCGGATCTACCTGCAGTTCGATGACCA GTTAGAGAGATGGTTCAAGGATGGCATGAGATTTCGTATTTACTTCGTTCTCAACCGTATATCGCTGCGTGTCCAGCACAGAGCAGTAGAGCTGGCGTGCAAACGTGAACTGGAGGAGGTGTTGTTCCCCACTGGACAATTCTCTTTCCACCATTCTGAGCTGCAAAG GATGACAAAGCATGAGATCAACCCCGAGCAGTGCAAGGCTGTTCAACACATTGTAGCTGCCTCCGCGAAACCCGCCCCATATCTGGTATTTGGTCCACCCGGCACAG GCAAAACAGTGACTTTGGTAGAAGCCATCAatcagataatgaaaacacacccAGAGTCCCACATCCTGGCCTGCGCTCCTTCCAACAACGCAACTGATCATCTCTGTGAGAAGATTCTGGAACGAAAGCTGGGCAAGAAGATTGTGTATCGCTTGTATGCCCTAAGCTACCCTGTGAAGAATATCCCCAAAAATATAAGG CACTGCTGCAACCTGAACTTTGCCGAAAAAGGACTTTTGATCCCCTCCAAAAAGCAACTGATGAGGTATAAGATCCTGCTCACGACCCTGCAAACCTCAGCAAG gCTACTGTCAGGAGGGATTCCTCCAGGTCATTACACCTACATCTTTGTGGACGAGGCAGGCCAATCTACAGAAACAGAGTGTATCATTCCTATAGCAG GTTTAATGAATCAACAAAAATGCCAGGTGGTGCTGGCTGGAGACCCCAAACAGCTAGGCCCCATCATCACATCCAGAGTGGCAGAGAAACATGGCTTGA ATGTATCGCTGTTGGAGCGTCTGATGGACAACGTCAAACTTTACAGGCCACATGAGACAGACGGGTTCAACAACCGCTTTGTGACCAAACTACTGAGGAATTACAG GTCCCATCCTGCAATTCTGAAAATTCCCAATGAGCTCTTTTACGATGGAGAACTTCAGCCTTTTGCTGACAAAGTGACATGCAGTTCTTACTGCAAATGGGAACGCTTGCCCAAAAAA GGTTTCCCGTTGATCTTCCATGGAGTTGCAGGAATCAATGAACTTGAAGCCAACTCGACGTCTTATTACAACATGGCAGAGCTGGAGGTGTTGAAGGAGTACTTAAAAGCCATTCTGTGTCATCTTCACAAAGTGGGTGTGAAAAAAATTGGACCAGGAGAAATTGGCATCATTTCCCCATACAGAAAACAA GTGGAGAAAATCCAGAAAGCCCTTCAGACGGACAAAGATCTCAAGGAGCAAAACTTGGAAAACATTCTG GTCGGATCAGTGGAGCAGTTTCAGGGAAAAGAGTTCAACGCGATTCTGGTGTCTACAGTGCGCAGCGGTCCAAAAATGACCGCAAACAAGCCACTATTCACGTTAGGCTTTATTGACAATGAGAAG AGGTTCAACGTGGCAGTGACCCGAGCACGGAGCTTGCTGATTGTGGTGGGCGACCCAAGAGCCTTGCAAACTGACCACAACTGGAACAA ATTCATCCATTACTGCTTCAAAGAAGGGGGTTACTGTGGCATTGCAGTCTCTGAccaagaggaagagagggaggaagaggaagaggaagctaTGAGCCTCTGGTG CAACAGGGGAGAGTGA